The Iamia sp. SCSIO 61187 genomic sequence GGCCCCGATCTCCCTGGACCTCCCCACCGATCGATGGCGTCCGGCCCGCTCGCCCCACATCGGCAGGTCGGCGCGAGCGACCGTGGATCGTCAGACCTTCGATGCCCTCGGGGCGCTCGCCCGGACGGCCGGGACGACGCGGTTCGTGGCGGTGCTCGCAGCCTGGGCCGTCGCGGTGCACCGCTTCTCGGGCGACGAGGACATCATCGTCGGCACCCACGTCGCCGCATCCGACAGTGACGATCGGGCGTCCCCCGTCGGGTGCTCGATGAACACGGTGCCGGTCCGACTCCACCTGGCGGGTGACCCGTCCTTCCGCGACCTGCTGGACCGGTGTCGCCGCGCCGTGGGGAGCGCGCTGGACGGAGCCGCACTGCCCTTCGACGTCCTGGTCGACCGGCTCGGCATCGAACGCGATGGCAGCCGGAACCCGTGCTTCCAGGTGGACTACTCGTACTGGGGCACCTCCCCACCGCACGGTTCCGCCGGTCCGCTCATGGTGACCGGGATGCCCCTGGACCTCGACGTCGCGCTCCTGGAGCTCGGTCTGGGGGCCGATGCCACCCCGACCGGTGGGCTCCTCCTGCGGGTCGACGCCGACAGCGCGATCTTCCACCCCACGACCGGGCGCATGCTCGTCCACCAGGTTCGGGACGTCCTCGTCGATGCCATCAGCGATCCGGGTCGTCCCACGAGACGTCTGGCTGCGGTCGGGGACGACGAGCGCGCCGAGCTGCTGAGGCTCGGGCGCGGACCGTCCCTCGCCGACACGGTGCGACCCGTGGTGGCCGTGATCGGGGATCGTGCCGACGACGCACCGGACGCTCCCGCCATCAGCGTCGGTGGAGCGATCATCTCCTACTCCGAGCTCGCAGTCCGTGCGGGTGCCGTCGCCACCACCCTCACCGAGCGGGGGATCGGGCCCGGGTGCGTCGTGGGCGTGTCGGCCGCCCGACCCGTGGACTGGGTGGTTGCCGACCTGGCCATCATGGCCACAGGGGCAGCGTTCGCACCCCTCGACCCATCGATGCCCGACCGACGCCGTCGCGCCGCTGTCCAGGTCGCCGGCATCGACCTCGTCGTGACCTCAGGTCTCGACCCGTCCCCATGGGGACGCAGCACCACGGTCGATCTGGCCGAGCTCGAAGGCGGATGCGCGGCGGCGACGAGGCTGCCCACCCCGGCGCCGCCCGCCGATGGCCGTCCCGCCTACGTGGTGTTCACCTCCGGCTCGACCGGAGCACCCAAGCCCGTCCTCGTCACCGTGGGCAACCTGGCGGCGAGCAACGCCGCCCACCTGGCTCGCTACACCGAGCCCATCGGTGGCGTGGTCTGCATCCACGAGCCCGTCTTCGACGCATGGATCGGGATGGTGCTGTGGACGCTGTCGGCCGGGGGCACGCTCGTGATGCCGGACGAAGCCGAACGCCGAGATCCCCGGCGCATCGGATCGGTCGTCCACCGTTCGTCGGCCACGCACATGGTGTGCCTCCCGACCTACTGGCGGCTGGTCCTCGACCACTGCCCGGCCGAGCGGTTGGCCTCGTTGACGACCGTCATCGTCGGTGCCGAGGCGAGCGCGAGGGATCTCGTCCGACGCCACGACGAGGTGCTCGGCGGGCGCGTCGCCCTCCACGACGAGTACGGGCCGACGGAGACCACCGTCTGGTGCACCGCCCACGAGCAACGACCCGACGATGACCGTGCCCCCGCGTCGATCGGGCGACCCATCGTCGGTGCCCGTGCGTACGTCGTCGACGACGCCCTCCGTCTCGTCCCGCGCGGCATGCCCGGGGAGCTCCTCATCGGCGGCGCGGGTGTCGCAGCCGGGTACCTCGGCCAGCCCGACCTGACGGCAGAGCGGTTCGTCCCTGACCCGTTCGTCGCGGCCGGGCGGGCGTTCCGGACCGGCGACCGGGTGCGCTGGCTCCACGACGGGACGTTGCAGCTCCTGGGCCGGCGCGACCAGCAGGTGAAGCTCCGAGGCCGACGGGTCGAGCTCGGGGAGGTCGAAGCAGCCCTGACCGCTCACCGCCGGGTCCACGAAGCGGTCGCCGCGATCGTCCCCGGGCCGGGAGACGGCGTCCTGGTGGCCTGGGTCACCGGAGCGTCACCGACCGACGTCGACCAGATCCTCGAGCAGGCTCGCTCGTGCGTGCCGTGGTGGATGGTCCCTGCCCACCTCACGATCGTGGAGCGTCTCCCCCGGACCACGACCGGCAAGGTCGACCGGTCGTCCCTGGCGAGGGGATGGTCCCGACCGAAGGGAGATCGGGGCGCCGGCCCCCGACGGGACCCGACCCCGACCGAGGAGGCGCTGCGCGCCCTCTGGCAGCGGACGCTCGGCCTCGAGCACGTCCGACTGTCCGACGACTTCTTCGCCCTGGGCGGCCACTCGCTGCTCGCGGTCGAGCTCTTCGCGCTGATCGACCAGCACCTCGGCCAGGACCTTCCTCTCTCCACGTTGCTCGAGCACCCCACCGTCTCGCGCCTCGCCGCGGCGATCGACGACCGACGGACGCCGACGTGGACGACCGTGGTCCCCCTCCAGCGCGATGGCGCCGTCGGGCGCGACGACGGCTCCACCGCTGGCCGACCGTTCTTCTGCGTGCACGGCGCCGGCGGCAACGTCCTCCGCCTCCGAGCGGTGAGCCGGCACTTCGAACGCGACCACCCGTTCCACGCCCTCCAGTCGCCCGCGCTCGACGGGCGAGCGTTCCCCTTCGACAGCTTGGAGGAGATGGCGTCCGCGTACCTGGACGCAGTGCGGGACGTGCAGCCCACTGGTCCCTACCTCCTGGGAGGGTTCTCCCTGGGGGGCGTCGTCGCGCTCGAGATGGCGATCCAAGCGGCCGCGGTGGTGCCGCGCCCCTCTGCTGTCGTGCTCATCGACTCGGCACCACCGGGCCCGCCCACCCGCCGCGCCACGCCGCGGCAGCCGGAACACCGATCGCTGCGAACGGTGCCGCGCCTTCGTCACCGCGCCGCGGCTGGCCTCGACGAGGCGCGCCTTCGCGTCGGCCGGCGCATCCCTGTCGCTCGTCGCCCTGCTGCCATGCTGCGCACGAGCAGACGCCTCGTCCGTGCCTACCGCCCGGCCACCGTCTTCGAGGGTCCGGCGCTGCTCGTGCTGTCGAACGACGACCCCGAGATCGTCGCCGAGTGGACGGCTCGCGTGCCGCGCCTCGAGGCGGCGACCGTGCTGGCGTCGCATCACGAGGGTCTCCTCGACGAACCGCACGCCACGAGGCTGGCGGACGTGATCCAGGGGTTCCTCGATCGAGTCGCGTGGACCTGACCGCCACGCCCGCCGGCCCACCCGAGGCCGCGCGCAACGACCCGGTTCGAGACCATGTCCGGGGGTCTGGCCTGCTCCTCCTCGGACGCATCCTCGCCGTGGCGACCAACCTCCTGGTCCAGGTCCTGATCGTGCGCCACCTCAGCCGGGCGGACTACGGCTCCTTCGCCTACGCCATCTCGCTCGTCCAGGCGGTCGAGCTCGTCGTCGCCCTCGGTCTCGACCGTGCTCTGACGCGCTTCATCGCCATCTTCGACGAGGAACGACGCGACGACGAGCTGCTGGGGACGTTGCTCGTCCAGGTCGCGACCATCGTCGCCATGGGGGTCGCCGCCACCGCAGCGGTGATCGGCCTGCACGGCTGGATGAGCGGTCGGCTGATCGATGACTCCCAGGCCACCGGTCTGCTCGTGGTGCTGATCGTCCTGGCCCCCCTCGGGGCGCTCGACAGCGTGCTGCTCGGCATCTTCGCCGTGTACGCCCGTCCCCGGGTGATCTTCGTGAGGCGCTACGTCTTGACCCCCGCGCTCCGGCTCACGGTCGTGCTGCTCGTCATCGGCGGGTCACACGGAGCGCGGTCCCTCGCCGCCGGCTACGTCGTCGCCGGCCTCGTCGGTCTGGCGTTCTACCTCCAGGCCTTCGTCCGTCTCCTTCGGGTCTCGGGTCTCGGAGCTCGCCTGCGGCGGGCCCGGCCGTCGGTTCCCCTCCGCGAGCTGCTCGCGTTCACCGTCCCGCTGCTGACCACCGACCTGGTCTACGTGTCGATGCAGTCCACGACGTCGCTGCTCCTCGGACGCTACGGGGGGGCAGGCGACGTGGCGACCTTCCAAGCCGTGCTCAGCCCGGCGCGAACGATCCAGATGGTGATGACGAGCGCGGGCCTCCTCTTCACCCCCGTCGCCGCGCGCGCCTTCGCCCGGCGCGACAGAGCGGCGAACGCCGACCTGTACTGGACCACGGCGGCGTGGATCGCCGTGGTCTCGTTCCCGCTCTTCGCGCTCACCGGCGTCTTCGCGGAACCGTTCACCGTCGCCATGTTCGGGGGCAGGTACCGCGGGTCGGCGGACGTTCTGGCGGTCCTCGCCGTCGGCTACTACCTCAACGTCTCCCTCGGCTTCAACGGTCTGATGCTGAAGGTGACGGGACGGCTGCGCTACCTGATGGCCATCAACGTCGCCACCGCCGTCCTCAACGTGACCCTCTGCGCAGCACTGATCCCCGCCCACGGCGCCATCGGGGCCGCAGTGGCGACCACGGGCACCCTGGTGGGCCACAACGCGCTCAAGCAGGCCGGCCTGCGCCGCGCTGCAGGCATCGCCCTCCTCGAGAGGAGGCACGTCGGCACCTACGCCGGGATCGTCGCCATGACGGTCATCCTCTCGCTCTACGCCACGGCCACGTCGGCCGGCGTCCTCGTCGATCTGAGCGCCATCGTCGTCGCCAGCGTCGTCCTGCTCGTGGCGAACGGTCGTCGGCTCGACATCCAGCGCCACTTCCCCGAGGTCGGTCGGCTCCCGCTCGTCGGCCGCCTCCTGCTGGGAGGCGGAGCCGTCCGCCCGCCGCGATGACCGCCGGCGTCCGGTTGCGATCGGACGCGGGCACCGGGGCGATGCGCCCGCGCCCCCTCTGCCGGCGTCAGCGGTCCCGGTCGTCGGCGGTGCCGAAGCCCGGCCGCCGGGCCCGCTCCTCCAGGGACTCGAGCTCCTGGAAGAGGGTCAGCTGCAGGCCGGCCGGGGCGTCGAGGCGGCTGTTGAGCGATCGCCAGGGCGTCTCGACCGGCTCGGCCAGGACGGTCGCACCCGCCTCCGACAGCCGGGTCGTCGTCCCGGCCGCGTCGGTCACCTCGAAGGCGACCCGGACGGGCGGGGCGATCCGCCGCCCGACCTCGACCTCGTCGATCATCCGGGCCTGGGCCGGGTTCGCCAGCTCGAGCGTCGCCCGGCCGGCGTCGAGGATCACGACCCGGGCGTCGCCCTCGCCGGTGAAGGCGGCCTGCTCGGTCAGGCCGAGAACGTCCCGGTAGAAGGCCAGGGCCTCGTCGAGGTCGTCGGTCTCGACCACGAGGCGCATCTGGAGCACGGGGGGCTGGTCCATCGCCGCAGGCTACGGAGCGATCCCTCCCCTCTGACGGTCCGTCAGGCGTAACGTCGGCCCCATGAGCGACGATGACCGCATCGAGTGGGGCGGGGTCAACCACCTCGCCCTCGTCTGCCGGGACATGGCCCGCACCGTCGACTTCTACCAGGGCACCCTCGGCATGCCGCTGGTGAAGACGGTCGAGCTGCCCCAGGGCATGGGCCAGCACTTCTTCTTCGACTGCGGGGGCGGCGACCTCCTCGCCTTCTTCTGGTTCGCCGACGCCCCCGAGCCCGTCCCCGGGATCTCGGCCCCCGCCGGCCGGCCCGACGTGGCCGACCTCACCAGCGCCATCGGGTCGATGAACCACGTGGCCTTCAAGGTGCCGGTCGACCGCATCGACGAGTACCGCGACCGGCTCGTCGCCGCCGGGATCGACTGCAGCGAGACGTGGAACCACGACGACAGCGAGTGGGGCCTGGCCCCCACCGTCACCGACGACGTCTTCGTCCGCTCCGTCTACTTCCAGGACCCCGACGGCATCCTCCTCGAGCTGGCCGCCTCGACCCGGGCGTGGCGCCCCTCGGACGTGGCCCACGCCCCCAAGTCGGCGCTCGAGGCCCAGGCGTCGGCCGCCGGCGGGGCCGATGCCCAGGCCGCAGCGGGCGACCTCGCCGCCGTCGAGGCGGCCGATGCCGACGCCCCGGCCGACGCTCCCGCCGACGCGACCGTCTGATGCCGCGGCTCGACCAGGTCCCCCGCTCGGAGGACAACGCCCCCGTCGTCCGCTTCATGTACGACCTGCTCTTCGGCAAGGACCGCGACCCGGTCGCCGAGCCGGGCACGAACACCGGCACCCCGGGCGACTGGTGGACCGTGTTCGCCGGCTGCCCGCCGGTGCTCCAGCACTGCGTCGACGGCTTCGCCCTCTACCAGTCGCCCGACCGCAAGCTCGACCCCCAGCTCCGCGAGCTGGGCCAGACGCGCGTCGGCTGGGACCGGGCCTCGCTGTTCGTCTACTCCCAGCACGTCAAGAGCTGCCGGGCCGTCGGGATCCCCGAGGACAAGATCGAGGCCATCGCCCACTGGCAGGTCGCCGACTGCTTCAGCCCCCTGGAGCGGGCCGTCCTCGCCTACACCGACGCCCTCGCCCTCGACGGTGGTCGCGTCGCCGACGGCGTGTTCGCCGTGCTGCGCGACCACCTGTCCGACGAGGAGATCCTCGAGCTCACCTACATCACGTGCCTCTACGACATGCACGCCAAGATGAGCATCGCCCTGCGCACCGAGATGGACGACGTCCCCGAGCGCATGGTCGAGACCGGCGACAAGGAGCGCAACGCCCTCGAGGTCCTCGACCGCGACTGACCCCCCGAACCTTGTCCGGAACCCTGCCGAGGAGGGGGACTTCCGGACAAAGCTCGTCAGGGGGTGAGGACGGCGAGGAGGTCGGCGCGGCGGGTGCGGAGCCAGGCCCGGGTCGGGGGGACGCCCATCTGGTCGCGCAGCTCGGCCTCGACGGCGGTGGCGACGACCCGGGCGCCGGCCTCCAGCAGCCGGGCCCGGGCCCGGTCGACGTCGCCGTCGGGGCCGGCGAGGGCGGCGGCGGCGCCGTCGAGGCGGGGGCCGATGGCCTCGCCGAGGGTGGCGACCGCCGACGGGCCCAGCCGGGTGACCTCGCGCAGGAGCACCAGCAGGTCGGGACGGCGGGCGCCGAGGCGCAGGACCTCGTCGACCACGGCGACGACCACGTCCCGGCCCGGGCGGCGCCCGGCGACGGCGCCGTCGAGGGCCCGCCCGAGCTCCTCGACCGCGGCCTCGACGACCCCGTCGACCAGGGCGTCCTTCGACCGGAACCAGTAGAGCACCGTCTGCTTGCGCACCCCCACGGCGAGGGCCACGTCGTCGAGCGAGGTCGCCTCCACCCCGCGGCGGGCGAAGCCGGCCAGGGCGGCGGCGACGATCCGATCCCGCGTGGGGGGCTCCACGGAGAGGCCTTCCACCACGACTGTCTACCATTTGGTAGAGAGGGTGGGCTACGGTCCCGGATCGCATGACGACACCGATCGCCACCGCGCTCGCCGGCAAGCGCCTCTTCGTCACCGGCGCCACCGGGTTCCTGGGCACGGCCCTGGTCGAGCGGCTCCTGCGGGGCGTCCCCGACTGCGAGATCGTGCTCCTGGTCCGCCCCGGCCGGAAGCGCACCGTCGAGCAGCGGGCCCAGCGGGAGATCTTCCGCAACGACTGCTTCGACCGCCTGCGCGACGAGCTCGGGGGCAAGGCCGCCTTCGACGAGGTCGTCGCCCGCCGCGTCACCGTCGTCGCCGGCGACGTCAGCACCGACGGCCTCGGCCTCGACGACCACGGGCGGGACGTGCTGGCGAGCTGCGACACGGTCATCCACTCGGCCGCCACCGTCAGCTTCGACTCGCCCCTCGACCTCGCCGTCGAGGTGAACCTGCTCGGCCCCACCCGCATCGCCCGCACCCTCCACACCCTCGGCGTCGCCCCCCACCTGGTGGCCGTCAGCACCTGCTACGTCGCCGGGAACCGCCGGGGCGCGGCGCCCGAGATCCGGGTCGACGAGAGCCCGTTCTGGATCGACGTCGACTGGAAGCGCGAGGTCGACGCCTCCCGCCGGATGCGCGGCGACTTCGAGGCCGCCAGCCGCACCGCCGAGAACCTGGAGCGCTTCCGGGCCGAGGCCCGCGACGAGCTCGGTGCCGCCGGCGGCCCGCTGCTGGCCGAGAAGACCGAGGCCCTCCGCCAGGCGTGGGTCAAGGACCAGCTGGTCGAGGCCGGGCGGGCCCGGGCCGCCAGCCTGGGCTGGCCCGACGCCTACGCCATGACCAAGGCCCTCGGCGAGCGGGCCCTGGGCGAGGAGCGGGGCGCCGTCCCGGTGTCGATCGTCCGCCCCGCCATCATCGAGTCGGCCTGGTCCGAGCCGGTCCCGGGGTGGATCCGGGGCTTCCGCATGGCCGAGCCGGTCATCATCTCCTACGCCCGAGGCCTGCTGAGCCAGTTCCCCGGCGTCCCCGAGGGCACCGTCGACGTCATCCCCGTCGACCTCGTCGTCGGCGCCCTCTGCGCCGTCGCCGCCCGGGGCCCGTCCAACGACGACGGCACGCCCGACGTCACCCAGGTCGCCTCGGGCTCGTCCAACCCGCTCAAGTTCCAGACGATGGTCGACCTGGTCTCGGCCTGGTTCACCGAGCACCCGCTGTACGACCGCGACGGCCAGCCCATCAGCGTCCCCGAGTTCGCCTTCCCCGGCCGGGGCCAGGTCGAGGGCGAGCTGCGCCGGGCCCACAAGGTCCTGACCACGGCCGAGAAGCTGCTCGCCAACCTCCCGCTCCGGGGCAAGCAGGCCCAGTGGGCCGCCGGGATCGAGGAGAAGCGGGAGCTGGTCGACCGGGCCACCGCCTACGTCACGCTCTACGGCTCCTACACCGAGTGCGAGGCCATCTACGGCGTCGAGCGGCTGCTCGCCCTGCACGAGGCGCTGGCGGCGCCCGACCGGCGCGACTTCGGGTGCGACCCCCGCATCGTCGACTGGGCCCACTACGTCCGTGAGATCCACCTGCCGTCGGTGGTCAAGCACGCCCGGGTGCGGACCGACGGATCGTCGGGCACCAGCGAGGCCCGCTCGACCCGGCTCCGCCGCCAGGTGCTCGACCCGCAGCGCACGCTGGCCGCCTTCGACCTCGAGAACACGCTGATCGCCTCGAACGTCGTCACCTCGTTCGCCTGGCTGGCCACCC encodes the following:
- a CDS encoding amino acid adenylation domain-containing protein, giving the protein MLAELPPAVRRMWLLERLDPGPGLHVQCSLRIRGPLDPSVVRQALDEIVRRHDALRSRFPTRDGRVRFVTDPAVVIPLAVMPLVRGAGHREERLRRMAVAEARRRFDLEVGPLARCLLVRVSDVEHHLLLLCHHTIADRRASDRLARELIDILCPQVRSEREAPPADPPTGATMPIGHRSVRPPPDLVDGWAARLAGAPISLDLPTDRWRPARSPHIGRSARATVDRQTFDALGALARTAGTTRFVAVLAAWAVAVHRFSGDEDIIVGTHVAASDSDDRASPVGCSMNTVPVRLHLAGDPSFRDLLDRCRRAVGSALDGAALPFDVLVDRLGIERDGSRNPCFQVDYSYWGTSPPHGSAGPLMVTGMPLDLDVALLELGLGADATPTGGLLLRVDADSAIFHPTTGRMLVHQVRDVLVDAISDPGRPTRRLAAVGDDERAELLRLGRGPSLADTVRPVVAVIGDRADDAPDAPAISVGGAIISYSELAVRAGAVATTLTERGIGPGCVVGVSAARPVDWVVADLAIMATGAAFAPLDPSMPDRRRRAAVQVAGIDLVVTSGLDPSPWGRSTTVDLAELEGGCAAATRLPTPAPPADGRPAYVVFTSGSTGAPKPVLVTVGNLAASNAAHLARYTEPIGGVVCIHEPVFDAWIGMVLWTLSAGGTLVMPDEAERRDPRRIGSVVHRSSATHMVCLPTYWRLVLDHCPAERLASLTTVIVGAEASARDLVRRHDEVLGGRVALHDEYGPTETTVWCTAHEQRPDDDRAPASIGRPIVGARAYVVDDALRLVPRGMPGELLIGGAGVAAGYLGQPDLTAERFVPDPFVAAGRAFRTGDRVRWLHDGTLQLLGRRDQQVKLRGRRVELGEVEAALTAHRRVHEAVAAIVPGPGDGVLVAWVTGASPTDVDQILEQARSCVPWWMVPAHLTIVERLPRTTTGKVDRSSLARGWSRPKGDRGAGPRRDPTPTEEALRALWQRTLGLEHVRLSDDFFALGGHSLLAVELFALIDQHLGQDLPLSTLLEHPTVSRLAAAIDDRRTPTWTTVVPLQRDGAVGRDDGSTAGRPFFCVHGAGGNVLRLRAVSRHFERDHPFHALQSPALDGRAFPFDSLEEMASAYLDAVRDVQPTGPYLLGGFSLGGVVALEMAIQAAAVVPRPSAVVLIDSAPPGPPTRRATPRQPEHRSLRTVPRLRHRAAAGLDEARLRVGRRIPVARRPAAMLRTSRRLVRAYRPATVFEGPALLVLSNDDPEIVAEWTARVPRLEAATVLASHHEGLLDEPHATRLADVIQGFLDRVAWT
- a CDS encoding oligosaccharide flippase family protein, whose translation is MDLTATPAGPPEAARNDPVRDHVRGSGLLLLGRILAVATNLLVQVLIVRHLSRADYGSFAYAISLVQAVELVVALGLDRALTRFIAIFDEERRDDELLGTLLVQVATIVAMGVAATAAVIGLHGWMSGRLIDDSQATGLLVVLIVLAPLGALDSVLLGIFAVYARPRVIFVRRYVLTPALRLTVVLLVIGGSHGARSLAAGYVVAGLVGLAFYLQAFVRLLRVSGLGARLRRARPSVPLRELLAFTVPLLTTDLVYVSMQSTTSLLLGRYGGAGDVATFQAVLSPARTIQMVMTSAGLLFTPVAARAFARRDRAANADLYWTTAAWIAVVSFPLFALTGVFAEPFTVAMFGGRYRGSADVLAVLAVGYYLNVSLGFNGLMLKVTGRLRYLMAINVATAVLNVTLCAALIPAHGAIGAAVATTGTLVGHNALKQAGLRRAAGIALLERRHVGTYAGIVAMTVILSLYATATSAGVLVDLSAIVVASVVLLVANGRRLDIQRHFPEVGRLPLVGRLLLGGGAVRPPR
- a CDS encoding VOC family protein, with the protein product MDQPPVLQMRLVVETDDLDEALAFYRDVLGLTEQAAFTGEGDARVVILDAGRATLELANPAQARMIDEVEVGRRIAPPVRVAFEVTDAAGTTTRLSEAGATVLAEPVETPWRSLNSRLDAPAGLQLTLFQELESLEERARRPGFGTADDRDR
- a CDS encoding VOC family protein gives rise to the protein MSDDDRIEWGGVNHLALVCRDMARTVDFYQGTLGMPLVKTVELPQGMGQHFFFDCGGGDLLAFFWFADAPEPVPGISAPAGRPDVADLTSAIGSMNHVAFKVPVDRIDEYRDRLVAAGIDCSETWNHDDSEWGLAPTVTDDVFVRSVYFQDPDGILLELAASTRAWRPSDVAHAPKSALEAQASAAGGADAQAAAGDLAAVEAADADAPADAPADATV
- a CDS encoding carboxymuconolactone decarboxylase family protein, which produces MPRLDQVPRSEDNAPVVRFMYDLLFGKDRDPVAEPGTNTGTPGDWWTVFAGCPPVLQHCVDGFALYQSPDRKLDPQLRELGQTRVGWDRASLFVYSQHVKSCRAVGIPEDKIEAIAHWQVADCFSPLERAVLAYTDALALDGGRVADGVFAVLRDHLSDEEILELTYITCLYDMHAKMSIALRTEMDDVPERMVETGDKERNALEVLDRD
- a CDS encoding TetR/AcrR family transcriptional regulator: MEPPTRDRIVAAALAGFARRGVEATSLDDVALAVGVRKQTVLYWFRSKDALVDGVVEAAVEELGRALDGAVAGRRPGRDVVVAVVDEVLRLGARRPDLLVLLREVTRLGPSAVATLGEAIGPRLDGAAAALAGPDGDVDRARARLLEAGARVVATAVEAELRDQMGVPPTRAWLRTRRADLLAVLTP
- a CDS encoding HAD-IB family hydrolase, coding for MTTPIATALAGKRLFVTGATGFLGTALVERLLRGVPDCEIVLLVRPGRKRTVEQRAQREIFRNDCFDRLRDELGGKAAFDEVVARRVTVVAGDVSTDGLGLDDHGRDVLASCDTVIHSAATVSFDSPLDLAVEVNLLGPTRIARTLHTLGVAPHLVAVSTCYVAGNRRGAAPEIRVDESPFWIDVDWKREVDASRRMRGDFEAASRTAENLERFRAEARDELGAAGGPLLAEKTEALRQAWVKDQLVEAGRARAASLGWPDAYAMTKALGERALGEERGAVPVSIVRPAIIESAWSEPVPGWIRGFRMAEPVIISYARGLLSQFPGVPEGTVDVIPVDLVVGALCAVAARGPSNDDGTPDVTQVASGSSNPLKFQTMVDLVSAWFTEHPLYDRDGQPISVPEFAFPGRGQVEGELRRAHKVLTTAEKLLANLPLRGKQAQWAAGIEEKRELVDRATAYVTLYGSYTECEAIYGVERLLALHEALAAPDRRDFGCDPRIVDWAHYVREIHLPSVVKHARVRTDGSSGTSEARSTRLRRQVLDPQRTLAAFDLENTLIASNVVTSFAWLATRRLDAADRRTLTARLVAEAPALLKLDRKDRSDFLRHFYRRYEGAPKLELLEDSEEMLSDLILTKSFPAGIRRVREHRALGHRTVLITGALDFVVEPLKPLFDDIVAPSLTENADGTLTGQMAHVPPTGESRAQALYDYAAEHDLDVSEAVAYADSTSDLPLLEAVGFPVAVNPEARLASLARKRGWLVEQWDKAPGFVPPRLPIPARSGPRREALRVPGYRSPDRAKARR